The genomic interval AAGGGATTTCCGGAACTTTGTGCAGGATTAATTGAAAACCGCCCAGGTCTTTACCTAGACCATATCTGTAGGTTATGGGCAATTCTCCCGCCATTTCAAACAGGAGTGCATCATACCACGATAAGGCACATACTGTTATGTCGCGGGTGAAATCATTTTCGTTTCTTTTGAGTTTTTTTTACCGGAGCAATCAACCTTTTCTTTTTATACATAAGGTCAAATAATTGGGGACATATAGATCTCATATCATTACGATTACCTGTTTGCCAGGCGAATTCAAGCTGGGGGTATTTATTTTGACTGTATGGAAAATCCTTAGGATAACCAAAAGGAAACTCCACTCCGGTCTTTAATTTAAAAGCATATTCAGGCGCATAACGAAATTCTTCAAAACCGTACAATTCACCTTTGGTTTTGACCTCTTTTGTCAAACTGTCTGGCTTGGATAAGGCATCATAGTATACATCCTTTCCTCTGGAGATAAGCCAGGTTTTAAAGTTCATGAAGTTATCGTCCGAAACAAAACGTTTATTCATTATAGTGGCTGCGCACCATAGGTTATCAGTATGTGCCTTGAACAATAGTTCTTCGGTTCGTAAATCAAACTGGCAAATAGCATCTGTAGAATATTCCTGTAAAATGGACACAAGATTTACAAGCTGGGATTGCTGATCAGTTGCATTTACTAGTGATCTGGCAACAATATTCCAATAAGTGTGTTCATCTAGTGGGAAGGCTCTGGCAGTTCTCATTTTAATGAAGTTTGGTAATTGTGTTAGTATAAATCGCAATACAAAATTCAAGTGCTATAAATATGAAAATGGTACTTTTTGGAACCTTGGAAAAGTTAAGCCCAGTGTTGTAAGACAATCAACCTTGAAAAAGGGGAGAGTGATCGTAGGCCGGCCTTGGTGCAATAAACGGCTGGTGCCGCTTGGGACGGGCATGCTTATTGAATTCTATCTATTAAAATACTATTATGGAGCAGATGAGCATGGAAGGGCTGGAAGTGAT from Chitinophaga filiformis carries:
- a CDS encoding DUF4240 domain-containing protein — encoded protein: MRTARAFPLDEHTYWNIVARSLVNATDQQSQLVNLVSILQEYSTDAICQFDLRTEELLFKAHTDNLWCAATIMNKRFVSDDNFMNFKTWLISRGKDVYYDALSKPDSLTKEVKTKGELYGFEEFRYAPEYAFKLKTGVEFPFGYPKDFPYSQNKYPQLEFAWQTGNRNDMRSICPQLFDLMYKKKRLIAPVKKTQKKRK